The following are from one region of the Takifugu rubripes chromosome 12, fTakRub1.2, whole genome shotgun sequence genome:
- the fhod3a gene encoding FH1/FH2 domain-containing protein 3 isoform X4 produces the protein MATFVCRVQFLDDTDPFNSTNFPEPTRPPVYTFREDIPLINQIAGVHRLLKAPHKLDDCALQLSHNGTYLDLESSLAEQRDELEGFQQDETGSRGKRHSVILRTQLTVRVHACIERLYNCNGRDLRRALFSLKQIFQDDKDLVHEFVIAEGLTCLIKVGAEADQNYQNYILRALGQIMLYVDGMNGVIRHDETIQWLYTLVGSKFRLVVKTALKLLLVFVEYSESNAPLLIEAITSVDTKRGCKSWSNAMEILHEKDGVDTELLVYAMTLINKTLAALPDQDSFYDMVDGLEEQGMETVSQRHLGRKGTDLDLVEQLNIYELTLQHEDGDDDTQPPPTGRRDRRRVSLEGGNKKRGLERRRSRRASLGRSGHASPCSPASPRAGFRPFSGKAEDASESPARHPPSVVHQTTFPSITITSRKENTVEERRSWTDPAPAPAPAPSPPSPPTSSEPALSPLSPPSQPSLLASLLARKRSVVTVPASKETSPPTRGSTLPSPERLPYLPHSPFHLFSYDLDDEPSPPSSARPTEDSPRTTSPRNGSATSSTSPSTSSRPALGGLLSSSYRQHQESLAAERQRRRVEREERLQRIEREERNKHSRDFADKMEEVRLAREERYKNVERLAAEEYEKERARVPRTHHDLNLNFEQTEAWPSSSRSSTPSSFASQDDTEADLEGETPAASYTPSETGEADDSSASVETEEKEATGGEEEEQKEETPQEDAAADKEEEEEQEEDVREVEEEEEAEKREQEPEREKEDAEEDSGILSDKERQNEEVNEKDNCSASSISSASSTLEREERASNENGLKEEEPCSKLLNSKLFMLDMLYSQNKKPVDEEEEEENAEKEKEKEEGEDKDTQEEADEQLDDGQERDNRADKSEQHGTIRPLAERFGDLIKDLVSPHPHLECPTIEPPPPPPKKESDTIWDQLLASPRELRIGDINFTDLTDEDDKDTLDAVLMGGCGDLPPPPPPPICIPRFPPPPPMLGSCPPPPPLIGIMRPPPPPMLNAPIPVPPPPEPPLFNKKKKTIRLFWSEVHPTESLYRDYKRSGDLFWSKLEPVKLDTAKLEHLFESKSKEIPVTKKTAADGKRQEIIVLDSKRSNAINIGLTVLPPPRTIKTAIVNFDEYALNKEGIEKILTMIPTEEEKQKIQEAQLANPDVPLGSAEQFLLTLSSISELSARLQLWAFKMDYEATEKEVAEPLQDLKEGMEQLEKNKTLRHILSTLLSFGNFLNSSNAKGFELTYLEKVPEVKDTVHKQSLLHHVCSVVVENFPQSSDLYSEIGAITRSAKVDFDQLQENLCQMERRCKASWDHLKVIAKHEMKPQLKQKMSDFLKDCAERIIILKIVHRRIINRFHSFLLYLGHPAYSVRDISVHRFSKILSEFALEYRTTRDRVLQQKQKRADHRERNKTRGKMIVDVNAPSDDEEDSEYGRNGCRSSSAPGGGQDVGQPQGLGHSEDAAEHENMKAVLRTSLGGSDKEVSGVPGLRTRTRSRPGRGGRTLQPRTPAVEDAQICGDDAADEIMERIVRSATQGPGTRAQPRERRRSRANRKSLRRTLKSGLTPEEALALGLTDCPDT, from the exons AGAGGCTGTATAACTGCAACGGACGGGATTTGAGGAGGGCGCTGTTCTCTCTGAAGCAAATCTTTCAG GACGACAAAGACCTGGTTCACGAGTTTGTGATCGCCGAGGGTTTGACGTGCCTCATCAAGGTGGGGGCAGAAGCCGACCAGAACTACCAGAACTACATCTTGAGAG CGCTGGGGCAGATCATGCTGTACGTCGATGGCATGAACGGCGTCATCAGGCACGATGAGACAATACAGTGGCTGTACACGCTTGTCGGATCGAAG TTTCGCCTGGTGGTGAAAACAGCTCTGAAgctcctgctggtgtttgtgGAGTACTCCGAGTCTAACGCCCCGCTGCTGATCGAGGCCATCACCTCCGTGGACACCAAAAGAG GCTGTAAGTCGTGGTCCAACGCCATGGAGATCCTGCATGAGAAGGATGGTGTGGACACAGAGCTGCTGGTCTACGCCATGACCCTTATTAATAAG acTCTTGCAGCACTGCCGGACCAGGATTCTTTCTATGATATGGTGGACGGCCTGGAGGAACAGGGCATGGAGACGGTGTCCCAGAGGCATCTGGGGCGAAAGGGCACTGATCTGGATTTGGTCGAGCAGCTCAACATTTATGAG TTGACGCTCCAGCATGAAGACGGAGATGACGACACCCAGCCTCCACCGACCGGACGCAGGGATCGCCGGAGGGTCAGTCTGGAGGGCGGCAACAAAAAGCGGGGTTTagagaggaggcggagccgcCGGGCCTCCCTGGGGCGATCGGGTCACGCCTCTCCCTGCAGCCCGGCATCGCCCAGAGCTGGCTTCAGGCCTTTCAGCGGAAAAGCCGAGGATGCGAGTGAgag CCCAGCCAGACATCCTCCATCCGTAGTTCACCAAACAACCTTCCcgtccatcaccatcacctccagAAAAGAGAACACAGTAGAGGAACGGAGGAGCTGGACCGACCCCGCGCCAGCGCCCGCTCCcgctccctcccctccctctccacctaCCTCCTCTGAACCCGCCCTGTCCCCGCTCAGTCCCCCTTCCCAGCCTTCCCTCCTGGCTTCTTTGCTTGCCAGGAAGCGGTCCGTCGTCACCGTCCCGGCTTCCAAAGAGACCAGCCCGCCAACGCGGGGCAGCACCCTTCCCTCCCCCGAGCGCCTGCCCTACCTGCCCCACTCTCCCTTCCACCTCTTCTCCTATGATCTTGATGATGAACCATCACCCCCATCTTCAGCTCGACCCACAGAGGATTCTCCAAGAACGACATCTCCCAG gAATGgaagcgccacctcctccaccagtccctccaccagctccag GCCCGCTCTGGGAGGCCTCCTGTCGTCCTCGTACCGCCAACATCAGGAATCCCTGGCGGCCGAGCGACAGCGCCGCCGTGTGGAAAGAGAGGAGCGGCTGCagaggatagagagagaggagaggaacaagCACAG TCGGGACTTTGCGGACAAAATGGAGGAGGTCAGACTCGCGCGGGAGGAGAG GTATAAGAATGTGGAGCGTCTGGCAGCGGAGGAGTACGAGAAGGAGCGCGCGCGGGTGCCGAGGACTCACCATGACCTCAACCTAAACTTTGAACAAACAGAGGCCTGGCCGTCGTCATCGCGCAGCAGCACCCCATCATCCTTCGCATCCCAGGACGACACAGAAGCTGACCTCGAAGGCGAGACCCCTGCCGCCTCCTACACGCCATCTGAGACAG GTGAGGCCGATGACTCCAGCGCCAGTGTAGagacagaggaaaaagaggcaaccggcggagaggaggaagagcaaaaaGAGGAGACTCCACAGGAGGACGCGGCAGCTgataaggaggaggaagaagagcaggaggaggacgtcagggaggtggaggaggaggaggaggctgagaagcgtgagcaggaaccagagagagaaaaagaagatgCAGAGGAAGACAGTGGCATCCTGAGCGACAAGGAACGACAGAATGAGGAAGTGAATGAGAAGGACAACTGCTCggcctccagcatctcctctgccagcagcactctggagagggaggagagggccAGCAACGAGAATG GCTTAAAAGAAGAAGAGCCATGCAGCAAACTCCTCAACAGTAAGCTCTTCATGCTGGACATGCTGTACTCTCAGAACAAGAAGCccgtggatgaagaggaggaggaggagaatgcagagaaggagaaagagaaagaagagggagaggacaaAGACACTCAGGAAGAGGCTGACGAGCAGCTGGACGACGGCCAGGAGAGAGACAACAGGGCCGACAAATCAGAGCAGCACGGGACCATCCGACCGTTAGCGGAGCGGTTCGGAGACTTGATTAAGGACCTTGTTTCGCCCCACCCTCACCTGGAATGCCCCACCATtgagccccctcctcccccgcccaAAAAAGAGTCAGACACAATCTGGGACCAGCTGCTGGCCAGCCCCCGAGAGCTCCGCATCGGGGACATCAACTTCACCGACCTGACCGACGAGGACGACAAGGACACTCTGGATGCCGTGTTGATGGGAGGATGCGGCGACCTCCCGCCCCCGCCTCCGCCTCCGATCTGCATTCCTCGTTTCCCGCCACCTCCTCCGATGCTAGGcagctgccccccaccccctcccctgaTTGGGATCATGAGgcctcctccaccgccgatgcTCAACGCCCCAATCCCAGTGCCCCCTCCCCCGGAGCCGCCTCtgtttaacaaaaaaaagaagacgaTCAGGCTGTTTTGGAGCGAG GTACATCCGACGGAGTCTCTTTACAGGGACTACAAGCGGAGTGGTGACTTATTTTGGTCCAAACTGGAACCAGTGAAGCTGGACACAGCCAAACTGGAACATCTGTTTGAGTCAAAATCAAAAGAAATACCAGTTACAAAG aaaacagcagctgatgggAAGCGTCAAGAGATCATCGTTTTGGATTCCAAGAGGAGCAACGCCATCAACATTGGTCTGACCGtgctcccccctccccgcaCTATCAAGACTGCCATCGTCAACTTCGACGAGTACGCGCTGAACAAGGAAGGCATCGAG AAAATCCTGACCATGATCCCcactgaggaggagaagcagaagatCCAAGAGGCCCAGCTGGCCAACCCTGACGTGCCTCTGGGCTCAGCCGAGCAgttcctcctcactttgtctTCCATCAGCGAGCTGTCTGCCAGACTCCAGCTCTGGGCCTTCAAGATGGACTACGAGGCGACTGAGAAG GAAGTGGCAGAACCTCTGCAGGATCTGAAGGAGGGtatggagcagctggagaagaacAAAACTCTGCGCCACATCCTCTCCACACTGCTGTCTTTTGGAAACTTCCTCAACAGCAGCAAC gCTAAAGGCTTCGAGCTGACATATTTGGAGAAGGTTCCGGAGGTGAAGGACACGGTTCACAAGCAGTCCTTGCTGCATCACGTCTGCTCTGTGGTGGTTGAGAACTTCCCTCAGAGCTCAGACCTCTACTCTGAGATTGGGGCCATTACGCGGTCCGCAAAG GTGGATTTCGACCAGCTGCAGGAGAATCTGTGTCAGATGGAGCGGCGCTGCAAAGCCTCATGGGACCACCTGAAGGTCATCGCCAAGCACGAGATGAAGCCCCAGCTGAAGCAGAAGATGTCTGACTTCCTGAAAGACTGCGCCGAGAGGATCATCATCCTCAAAATCGTTCACCGCAGGATTATCAACAG GTTCCACTCGTTCCTGCTGTACCTCGGTCATCCGGCCTACAGCGTGAGGGACATCAGCGTCCACAGGTTCAGTAAAATCCTCAGCGAGTTTGCGCTGGAGTACCGGACCACGCGCGACCgtgtgctgcagcagaaacagaaacgaGCCGACCACCGAGAACGCAACAAGACCCGGGGAAAGATGATCGTGGATGTCAACGCTCCT tctgatgatgaagaggacagTGAG TACGGTCGAaatggctgcaggagcagcagcgcccCTGGTGGTGGGCAGGATGTAGGACAGCCTCAGGGTCTGGGTCACTCAGAAGATGCAGCAGAACATGAGAACATGAAGGCCGTGCTGAGGACTAGCCTCGGCGGCAGCGACAAGGAAGTCAGCGGAGTACCGGGGCTTCGGACACGGACGAGATCACGGCCGGGACGAGGAG GGCGCACTCTGCAGCCACGGACGCCGGCCGTGGAGGATGCACAGATCTGTGGAGACGACGCTGCCGATGAGATCATGGAGCGGATAGTGAGGTCGGCCACTCAGGGTCCCGGAACCAGAGCCCAGCCCCGAGAGAGAAGGAGGTCAAGGGCCAACCGCAAGTCAT TGAGGAGGACCCTGAAGAGCGGCCTGACCCCAGAGGAAGCTCTTGCTTTGGGACTCACCGATTGTCCCGACACCTAA
- the fhod3a gene encoding FH1/FH2 domain-containing protein 3 isoform X3, with the protein MATFVCRVQFLDDTDPFNSTNFPEPTRPPVYTFREDIPLINQIAGVHRLLKAPHKLDDCALQLSHNGTYLDLESSLAEQRDELEGFQQDETGSRGKRHSVILRTQLTVRVHACIERLYNCNGRDLRRALFSLKQIFQDDKDLVHEFVIAEGLTCLIKVGAEADQNYQNYILRALGQIMLYVDGMNGVIRHDETIQWLYTLVGSKFRLVVKTALKLLLVFVEYSESNAPLLIEAITSVDTKRGCKSWSNAMEILHEKDGVDTELLVYAMTLINKTLAALPDQDSFYDMVDGLEEQGMETVSQRHLGRKGTDLDLVEQLNIYELTLQHEDGDDDTQPPPTGRRDRRRVSLEGGNKKRGLERRRSRRASLGRSGHASPCSPASPRAGFRPFSGKAEDASEREEECESGLKEEEKEAKDEETPVTESDSDEQEGAVSQRTTPSPARHPPSVVHQTTFPSITITSRKENTVEERRSWTDPAPAPAPAPSPPSPPTSSEPALSPLSPPSQPSLLASLLARKRSVVTVPASKETSPPTRGSTLPSPERLPYLPHSPFHLFSYDLDDEPSPPSSARPTEDSPRTTSPRNGSATSSTSPSTSSRPALGGLLSSSYRQHQESLAAERQRRRVEREERLQRIEREERNKHSRDFADKMEEVRLAREERYKNVERLAAEEYEKERARVPRTHHDLNLNFEQTEAWPSSSRSSTPSSFASQDDTEADLEGETPAASYTPSETGEADDSSASVETEEKEATGGEEEEQKEETPQEDAAADKEEEEEQEEDVREVEEEEEAEKREQEPEREKEDAEEDSGILSDKERQNEEVNEKDNCSASSISSASSTLEREERASNENGLKEEEPCSKLLNSKLFMLDMLYSQNKKPVDEEEEEENAEKEKEKEEGEDKDTQEEADEQLDDGQERDNRADKSEQHGTIRPLAERFGDLIKDLVSPHPHLECPTIEPPPPPPKKESDTIWDQLLASPRELRIGDINFTDLTDEDDKDTLDAVLMGGCGDLPPPPPPPICIPRFPPPPPMLGSCPPPPPLIGIMRPPPPPMLNAPIPVPPPPEPPLFNKKKKTIRLFWSEVHPTESLYRDYKRSGDLFWSKLEPVKLDTAKLEHLFESKSKEIPVTKKTAADGKRQEIIVLDSKRSNAINIGLTVLPPPRTIKTAIVNFDEYALNKEGIEKILTMIPTEEEKQKIQEAQLANPDVPLGSAEQFLLTLSSISELSARLQLWAFKMDYEATEKEVAEPLQDLKEGMEQLEKNKTLRHILSTLLSFGNFLNSSNAKGFELTYLEKVPEVKDTVHKQSLLHHVCSVVVENFPQSSDLYSEIGAITRSAKVDFDQLQENLCQMERRCKASWDHLKVIAKHEMKPQLKQKMSDFLKDCAERIIILKIVHRRIINRFHSFLLYLGHPAYSVRDISVHRFSKILSEFALEYRTTRDRVLQQKQKRADHRERNKTRGKMIVDVNAPSDDEEDSEYGRNGCRSSSAPGGGQDVGQPQGLGHSEDAAEHENMKAVLRTSLGGSDKEVSGVPGLRTRTRSRPGRGGRTLQPRTPAVEDAQICGDDAADEIMERIVRSATQGPGTRAQPRERRRSRANRKSLRRTLKSGLTPEEALALGLTDCPDT; encoded by the exons AGAGGCTGTATAACTGCAACGGACGGGATTTGAGGAGGGCGCTGTTCTCTCTGAAGCAAATCTTTCAG GACGACAAAGACCTGGTTCACGAGTTTGTGATCGCCGAGGGTTTGACGTGCCTCATCAAGGTGGGGGCAGAAGCCGACCAGAACTACCAGAACTACATCTTGAGAG CGCTGGGGCAGATCATGCTGTACGTCGATGGCATGAACGGCGTCATCAGGCACGATGAGACAATACAGTGGCTGTACACGCTTGTCGGATCGAAG TTTCGCCTGGTGGTGAAAACAGCTCTGAAgctcctgctggtgtttgtgGAGTACTCCGAGTCTAACGCCCCGCTGCTGATCGAGGCCATCACCTCCGTGGACACCAAAAGAG GCTGTAAGTCGTGGTCCAACGCCATGGAGATCCTGCATGAGAAGGATGGTGTGGACACAGAGCTGCTGGTCTACGCCATGACCCTTATTAATAAG acTCTTGCAGCACTGCCGGACCAGGATTCTTTCTATGATATGGTGGACGGCCTGGAGGAACAGGGCATGGAGACGGTGTCCCAGAGGCATCTGGGGCGAAAGGGCACTGATCTGGATTTGGTCGAGCAGCTCAACATTTATGAG TTGACGCTCCAGCATGAAGACGGAGATGACGACACCCAGCCTCCACCGACCGGACGCAGGGATCGCCGGAGGGTCAGTCTGGAGGGCGGCAACAAAAAGCGGGGTTTagagaggaggcggagccgcCGGGCCTCCCTGGGGCGATCGGGTCACGCCTCTCCCTGCAGCCCGGCATCGCCCAGAGCTGGCTTCAGGCCTTTCAGCGGAAAAGCCGAGGATGCGAGTGAgag AGAAGAGGAATGTGAGAGTGggttaaaggaggaggagaaggaggcgaAGGACGAGGAGACTCCAGTGACAGAGTCTGACTCGGACGAGCAGGAGGGGGCAGTGTCTCAGAGAACCACCCCCAG CCCAGCCAGACATCCTCCATCCGTAGTTCACCAAACAACCTTCCcgtccatcaccatcacctccagAAAAGAGAACACAGTAGAGGAACGGAGGAGCTGGACCGACCCCGCGCCAGCGCCCGCTCCcgctccctcccctccctctccacctaCCTCCTCTGAACCCGCCCTGTCCCCGCTCAGTCCCCCTTCCCAGCCTTCCCTCCTGGCTTCTTTGCTTGCCAGGAAGCGGTCCGTCGTCACCGTCCCGGCTTCCAAAGAGACCAGCCCGCCAACGCGGGGCAGCACCCTTCCCTCCCCCGAGCGCCTGCCCTACCTGCCCCACTCTCCCTTCCACCTCTTCTCCTATGATCTTGATGATGAACCATCACCCCCATCTTCAGCTCGACCCACAGAGGATTCTCCAAGAACGACATCTCCCAG gAATGgaagcgccacctcctccaccagtccctccaccagctccag GCCCGCTCTGGGAGGCCTCCTGTCGTCCTCGTACCGCCAACATCAGGAATCCCTGGCGGCCGAGCGACAGCGCCGCCGTGTGGAAAGAGAGGAGCGGCTGCagaggatagagagagaggagaggaacaagCACAG TCGGGACTTTGCGGACAAAATGGAGGAGGTCAGACTCGCGCGGGAGGAGAG GTATAAGAATGTGGAGCGTCTGGCAGCGGAGGAGTACGAGAAGGAGCGCGCGCGGGTGCCGAGGACTCACCATGACCTCAACCTAAACTTTGAACAAACAGAGGCCTGGCCGTCGTCATCGCGCAGCAGCACCCCATCATCCTTCGCATCCCAGGACGACACAGAAGCTGACCTCGAAGGCGAGACCCCTGCCGCCTCCTACACGCCATCTGAGACAG GTGAGGCCGATGACTCCAGCGCCAGTGTAGagacagaggaaaaagaggcaaccggcggagaggaggaagagcaaaaaGAGGAGACTCCACAGGAGGACGCGGCAGCTgataaggaggaggaagaagagcaggaggaggacgtcagggaggtggaggaggaggaggaggctgagaagcgtgagcaggaaccagagagagaaaaagaagatgCAGAGGAAGACAGTGGCATCCTGAGCGACAAGGAACGACAGAATGAGGAAGTGAATGAGAAGGACAACTGCTCggcctccagcatctcctctgccagcagcactctggagagggaggagagggccAGCAACGAGAATG GCTTAAAAGAAGAAGAGCCATGCAGCAAACTCCTCAACAGTAAGCTCTTCATGCTGGACATGCTGTACTCTCAGAACAAGAAGCccgtggatgaagaggaggaggaggagaatgcagagaaggagaaagagaaagaagagggagaggacaaAGACACTCAGGAAGAGGCTGACGAGCAGCTGGACGACGGCCAGGAGAGAGACAACAGGGCCGACAAATCAGAGCAGCACGGGACCATCCGACCGTTAGCGGAGCGGTTCGGAGACTTGATTAAGGACCTTGTTTCGCCCCACCCTCACCTGGAATGCCCCACCATtgagccccctcctcccccgcccaAAAAAGAGTCAGACACAATCTGGGACCAGCTGCTGGCCAGCCCCCGAGAGCTCCGCATCGGGGACATCAACTTCACCGACCTGACCGACGAGGACGACAAGGACACTCTGGATGCCGTGTTGATGGGAGGATGCGGCGACCTCCCGCCCCCGCCTCCGCCTCCGATCTGCATTCCTCGTTTCCCGCCACCTCCTCCGATGCTAGGcagctgccccccaccccctcccctgaTTGGGATCATGAGgcctcctccaccgccgatgcTCAACGCCCCAATCCCAGTGCCCCCTCCCCCGGAGCCGCCTCtgtttaacaaaaaaaagaagacgaTCAGGCTGTTTTGGAGCGAG GTACATCCGACGGAGTCTCTTTACAGGGACTACAAGCGGAGTGGTGACTTATTTTGGTCCAAACTGGAACCAGTGAAGCTGGACACAGCCAAACTGGAACATCTGTTTGAGTCAAAATCAAAAGAAATACCAGTTACAAAG aaaacagcagctgatgggAAGCGTCAAGAGATCATCGTTTTGGATTCCAAGAGGAGCAACGCCATCAACATTGGTCTGACCGtgctcccccctccccgcaCTATCAAGACTGCCATCGTCAACTTCGACGAGTACGCGCTGAACAAGGAAGGCATCGAG AAAATCCTGACCATGATCCCcactgaggaggagaagcagaagatCCAAGAGGCCCAGCTGGCCAACCCTGACGTGCCTCTGGGCTCAGCCGAGCAgttcctcctcactttgtctTCCATCAGCGAGCTGTCTGCCAGACTCCAGCTCTGGGCCTTCAAGATGGACTACGAGGCGACTGAGAAG GAAGTGGCAGAACCTCTGCAGGATCTGAAGGAGGGtatggagcagctggagaagaacAAAACTCTGCGCCACATCCTCTCCACACTGCTGTCTTTTGGAAACTTCCTCAACAGCAGCAAC gCTAAAGGCTTCGAGCTGACATATTTGGAGAAGGTTCCGGAGGTGAAGGACACGGTTCACAAGCAGTCCTTGCTGCATCACGTCTGCTCTGTGGTGGTTGAGAACTTCCCTCAGAGCTCAGACCTCTACTCTGAGATTGGGGCCATTACGCGGTCCGCAAAG GTGGATTTCGACCAGCTGCAGGAGAATCTGTGTCAGATGGAGCGGCGCTGCAAAGCCTCATGGGACCACCTGAAGGTCATCGCCAAGCACGAGATGAAGCCCCAGCTGAAGCAGAAGATGTCTGACTTCCTGAAAGACTGCGCCGAGAGGATCATCATCCTCAAAATCGTTCACCGCAGGATTATCAACAG GTTCCACTCGTTCCTGCTGTACCTCGGTCATCCGGCCTACAGCGTGAGGGACATCAGCGTCCACAGGTTCAGTAAAATCCTCAGCGAGTTTGCGCTGGAGTACCGGACCACGCGCGACCgtgtgctgcagcagaaacagaaacgaGCCGACCACCGAGAACGCAACAAGACCCGGGGAAAGATGATCGTGGATGTCAACGCTCCT tctgatgatgaagaggacagTGAG TACGGTCGAaatggctgcaggagcagcagcgcccCTGGTGGTGGGCAGGATGTAGGACAGCCTCAGGGTCTGGGTCACTCAGAAGATGCAGCAGAACATGAGAACATGAAGGCCGTGCTGAGGACTAGCCTCGGCGGCAGCGACAAGGAAGTCAGCGGAGTACCGGGGCTTCGGACACGGACGAGATCACGGCCGGGACGAGGAG GGCGCACTCTGCAGCCACGGACGCCGGCCGTGGAGGATGCACAGATCTGTGGAGACGACGCTGCCGATGAGATCATGGAGCGGATAGTGAGGTCGGCCACTCAGGGTCCCGGAACCAGAGCCCAGCCCCGAGAGAGAAGGAGGTCAAGGGCCAACCGCAAGTCAT TGAGGAGGACCCTGAAGAGCGGCCTGACCCCAGAGGAAGCTCTTGCTTTGGGACTCACCGATTGTCCCGACACCTAA